In Nematostella vectensis chromosome 11, jaNemVect1.1, whole genome shotgun sequence, a genomic segment contains:
- the LOC5503242 gene encoding protein crumbs homolog 1: protein MCKASFLSGGFSCVCPIGSSSCDKPCFSSPCHNGGFCSNTQDGNNYTCACLPGFTGRHCETDNIKLCDSSPCPCLNLTCTCPPGYTGRHCESGIPRPCDSNPCSNNSVCNNTQGDRNYNCTCSPGYTGRHCDTLKQILCEENGCQNNGTCFWNDTDYGCMCVSGFTGSRCETPLECLTYRNLSEADRNVNASYIGILCDGYLITSANWYRFVGEAGTHMVDYCPMEEQHCNADFQVWLVDGQPKRGDIRVGLKYNIRGNNICNNWPGTIYATHCDTFIVYQLIQMNCFVRYCGAD from the exons ATGTGCAAGGCCAGCTTTTTGAGTGGCGGATTCTCGTGCGTCTGCCCTATCGGATCGTCCTCATGCG ACAAGCCCTGTTTCTCAAGTCCCTGCCACAATGGCGGGTTTTGTAGCAACACACAGGACGGTAACAACTACACCTGCGCCTGTTTACCTGGATTTACGGGAAGACACTGTGAGACAG ATAACATTAAGCTGTGTGACTCAAGCCCTTGCCCTTGTTTAAACCTCACCTGCACCTGTCCCCCTGGATACACGGGAAGACACTGTGAATCAG GCATCCCGAGGCCGTGTGACTCCAATCCCTGCAGTAACAATAGTGTTTGTAACAACACTCAAGGCGATAGGAACTACAACTGCACCTGTTCCCCCGGATATACGGGAAGACACTGTGACACTTTAAAACAG ATCTTGTGTGAAGAAAATGGGTGCCAAAATAACGGAACTTGCTTTTGGAATGATACCGATTACGGTTGCATGTGCGTTTCTGGATTTACAGGGAGCCGATGCGAAACAC CCCTGGAATGCTTAACGTATCGTAACCTTTCCGAAGCTGACAGAAATGTTAATGCCTCTTATATTGGAATACTTTGTGACGGATACCTAATCACCAGTGCCAATTGGTATCGATTTGTTGGGGAAGCGGGCACACACATGGTTGACTACTGCCCGATGGAAGAGCAGCACTGTAATGCAGATTTTCAAGTATGGCTGGTGGATGGTCAACCTAAGCGTGGAGACATCCGAGTGGGGCTAAAATATAACATACGGGGTAACAATATATGTAATAACTGGCCTGGTACAATCTACGCGACACACTGTGACACGTTTATAGTGTATCAGTTAATTCAAATGAATTGTTTTGTTCGTTATTGTGGCGCAGACTAG